The Chitinivorax sp. PXF-14 genome contains a region encoding:
- a CDS encoding efflux RND transporter periplasmic adaptor subunit — MRVSTTKIATSVSLALVVLAGCSKEQPGGHMGGMPPPEVAVVKVTPQNLPVVFEYVGQTAGSKEVEVRGRVTGILEKRLYEEGAAVKAGQPLFLIDPKPFEAQAAAAEADVASAEAKLAQARREATRLKPLIEQKAVSQKEYDDAVSTEQLSAAALKSAQARLTEARLNLGYTHVNAPVAGITSKAQKSEGSLVQAGGDSLLTTLVQVDPIYVNFSISEDDQLRLDHDAADGKVKLPDGGKFKVNVRLADGSMAAQAGRLNFRDAHVNTSTGTYDARAELPNANGKLAAGQFVRVLLSGGERPNALAVPQRAVIESGQGKLVFLVGKGKDGAPIAQPQPVEVGEWVDMGKDRGWIIRSGLKGGEEVIVDGLPKLRPGAPVKPVPLGAAPAAAPAAQPKA; from the coding sequence ATGCGCGTTTCAACGACAAAAATCGCCACAAGCGTATCGCTGGCCCTGGTGGTGCTGGCCGGTTGTTCCAAAGAACAGCCGGGTGGCCACATGGGCGGCATGCCCCCGCCCGAAGTGGCGGTGGTGAAAGTCACCCCGCAAAACCTGCCCGTTGTCTTCGAATATGTCGGCCAGACCGCCGGCTCGAAGGAAGTCGAGGTGCGCGGTCGTGTCACCGGCATTCTGGAAAAGCGCCTGTATGAAGAGGGTGCTGCCGTCAAGGCTGGCCAGCCGCTGTTCCTGATCGACCCGAAGCCGTTCGAAGCGCAGGCCGCTGCCGCCGAGGCCGATGTCGCTAGCGCCGAGGCCAAGCTCGCCCAGGCGCGGCGCGAAGCCACGCGGCTCAAGCCGCTGATCGAGCAGAAGGCGGTCAGCCAGAAGGAATACGACGATGCGGTATCGACCGAACAGTTGTCGGCTGCCGCGCTCAAGTCGGCGCAGGCCAGGTTGACGGAAGCCCGCTTGAACCTCGGTTACACACACGTCAACGCGCCGGTAGCGGGGATCACCAGCAAGGCGCAGAAGTCCGAAGGCAGCCTGGTGCAGGCCGGCGGCGACAGCCTGCTGACCACACTGGTCCAGGTTGATCCGATCTACGTCAACTTCAGCATCTCGGAAGACGACCAGCTCAGGCTCGACCACGATGCGGCCGACGGCAAGGTCAAACTACCCGATGGTGGCAAGTTCAAGGTCAATGTGCGCCTGGCCGACGGCTCGATGGCCGCGCAGGCAGGCAGGCTCAATTTCCGCGATGCCCACGTCAATACCTCGACCGGCACCTATGATGCGCGCGCCGAGCTGCCGAACGCGAATGGCAAACTCGCAGCGGGCCAGTTCGTGCGCGTACTGCTGTCCGGCGGCGAGCGCCCCAACGCGCTGGCCGTACCGCAGCGCGCGGTGATCGAGAGCGGCCAGGGCAAGCTCGTGTTCCTGGTCGGCAAGGGCAAGGACGGTGCGCCGATCGCGCAGCCGCAGCCGGTCGAAGTCGGCGAGTGGGTGGACATGGGCAAGGATCGCGGCTGGATCATCCGCAGCGGCCTGAAGGGCGGCGAGGAAGTGATCGTCGACGGCCTGCCCAAGCTGCGCCCCGGTGCGCCGGTGAAGCCGGTGCCGCTCGGTGCCGCCCCGGCTGCCGCGCCTGCCGCACAACCCAAGGCTTGA
- a CDS encoding TetR family transcriptional regulator, with amino-acid sequence MARRTKEEAQETRCQLLDAAEQVFSEKGVAHTSLADVAAAAGLTRGAIYWHFKNKADLLDAMCDRATMPMEELLEAYTESTSSPLQRIRLRAAEALRQTAHDARFRSMLIIVFHKCEYVDELSAVKERHLQSRNECVEQVTQEFTDSVAAGELPADLDPRRAAIGLFAFFDGLVYNWLLDPTYFDIDTNAQYWVDQYLGGVRQPLPDPGPEQETKPAAASRGKRCCR; translated from the coding sequence GTGGCCAGACGCACCAAGGAAGAAGCCCAGGAAACCCGCTGCCAGCTGCTCGATGCGGCCGAACAGGTTTTCAGCGAAAAGGGCGTGGCTCATACCTCGCTTGCCGATGTGGCAGCCGCCGCCGGCCTGACACGCGGCGCCATCTACTGGCATTTCAAGAACAAAGCCGACCTGCTCGATGCAATGTGCGACCGGGCAACGATGCCGATGGAAGAACTGCTCGAGGCCTACACCGAATCGACCAGCAGCCCGCTGCAGCGCATCCGCCTGCGTGCGGCCGAAGCGCTGCGGCAGACGGCGCACGACGCGCGCTTTCGCTCGATGCTGATTATCGTCTTCCACAAATGTGAGTATGTAGACGAACTCTCTGCAGTCAAGGAACGTCATCTGCAAAGCCGCAACGAGTGCGTCGAGCAGGTCACGCAGGAGTTCACCGATTCGGTTGCCGCAGGCGAGCTGCCAGCCGATCTCGACCCCCGCCGCGCCGCCATCGGCCTGTTCGCCTTCTTCGACGGCCTGGTCTACAACTGGCTGCTCGACCCCACCTATTTCGACATCGATACCAACGCCCAGTACTGGGTGGACCAGTACCTGGGCGGGGTGCGCCAGCCGCTGCCCGACCCGGGGCCGGAACAGGAAACCAAGCCGGCGGCAGCCAGCCGCGGCAAACGCTGCTGCCGCTGA
- a CDS encoding N-methyl-D-aspartate receptor NMDAR2C subunit: MPEVLPATDWAAERWQALWRRMASGYDGSADYFTLRRAYDEPHRAYHTFAHIAACLRWYDAAVEAGAAARNDLLELAIWFHDAIYDPHRSDNEARSARWWQKLANKAGVAAGEVAQVADWIMLTRHVDTPVDPLAVLLIDIDLAILGSDADVFAEFERQVRQEYRWVPGLIYRRKRREVLASFLARPRVYGTDYFEARLGRQAMLNLAQAIAALGG; this comes from the coding sequence ATGCCTGAGGTCTTGCCCGCCACCGACTGGGCCGCCGAGCGCTGGCAGGCGCTCTGGCGCAGGATGGCGTCTGGCTACGACGGCAGCGCCGACTATTTCACGCTGCGCCGCGCCTACGACGAACCGCACCGCGCCTACCATACCTTTGCCCATATCGCCGCCTGCCTGCGCTGGTACGACGCAGCGGTCGAGGCAGGGGCCGCGGCGCGAAACGACCTGCTGGAGCTGGCGATCTGGTTCCACGATGCAATCTACGACCCGCATCGCAGCGACAACGAGGCGCGCAGTGCGCGCTGGTGGCAGAAGCTGGCTAACAAGGCGGGCGTGGCGGCAGGCGAGGTCGCCCAAGTGGCAGACTGGATCATGCTGACCCGCCATGTCGATACCCCGGTCGACCCTCTGGCGGTACTGCTGATCGATATCGACCTGGCCATACTCGGCAGCGACGCTGATGTGTTCGCCGAGTTCGAGCGGCAGGTCCGGCAGGAATATCGCTGGGTGCCAGGGCTGATCTACCGCCGCAAGCGGCGCGAGGTGCTGGCATCCTTCCTCGCCAGGCCGCGGGTCTACGGCACCGACTATTTCGAGGCGCGGCTCGGCCGGCAGGCCATGCTCAACCTGGCACAGGCCATCGCCGCGCTGGGCGGCTGA
- a CDS encoding acyltransferase family protein, which translates to MAEARRIASVEAARGVAAAYVVLSHVLQVLGYHAGKPGTPVLAVLFGGYAHNAVLFFFLLSGFSIHYASATRPLGDWAGVRHYFYLRLRRLYPILLIGFALALSLLAIGVWLGLPGYADMLASIHPSQLLLNVLLVADLNYQCGRWAAVLPNFGTAWSLSYELAYYALYPLFWRVAQRYSTQAAVGAGAALSVLALAMGPIACDHVWNVLSLYFLWCLGAWVADMRRRDARVAIPRQLLWIAISGLLVLVPAIGSTRFAIATDLGWGIMFALILLLPLSRPANWPVGLRGLAALAAILPTLVALSATLLQLWGPKSAAGIVQMAVFALAGALLVVRNYHPLLGRLTQIGIRLTVPVGMISYALYLVHYPILHFANSLAPVHTPTGIAPWLAVALLLTLVFSYWLERRFQPFAAHRLDAWCAAWLPARVRDA; encoded by the coding sequence ATGGCTGAGGCAAGGCGCATCGCCAGCGTCGAGGCGGCACGCGGAGTGGCGGCTGCCTATGTGGTGCTGTCGCATGTGCTGCAGGTGCTCGGCTACCATGCCGGCAAACCGGGTACGCCCGTGCTGGCGGTGCTGTTTGGCGGCTATGCGCACAATGCGGTGCTGTTCTTCTTCCTGCTGTCGGGCTTCAGCATCCACTATGCCAGCGCCACGCGGCCGCTCGGCGACTGGGCCGGGGTGCGCCATTATTTCTACCTGCGGCTGCGGCGGCTGTACCCGATCCTGCTGATCGGCTTCGCGCTCGCCCTGTCCCTGCTGGCAATCGGCGTGTGGCTCGGCCTCCCGGGCTATGCGGATATGCTGGCGAGCATCCATCCATCGCAATTGCTGCTGAATGTGTTGCTGGTGGCCGATCTCAACTACCAGTGCGGGCGCTGGGCGGCGGTGCTGCCCAATTTCGGCACGGCCTGGTCACTCTCCTACGAGCTGGCGTACTACGCGCTCTATCCGCTGTTCTGGCGTGTTGCCCAGCGCTATTCGACACAGGCCGCCGTGGGTGCAGGCGCGGCGCTCAGCGTGCTGGCGCTGGCGATGGGGCCGATTGCCTGCGATCACGTGTGGAATGTGTTGTCGCTGTATTTCCTGTGGTGCCTCGGGGCCTGGGTGGCCGACATGCGGCGGCGCGATGCGCGCGTGGCGATACCGCGCCAGCTGTTGTGGATCGCCATCTCCGGCCTGCTGGTGCTGGTGCCCGCGATCGGCAGCACGCGCTTCGCCATCGCTACCGATCTCGGCTGGGGCATCATGTTCGCCCTGATCCTGCTGTTGCCGCTGAGCCGCCCGGCCAACTGGCCGGTGGGGCTGCGCGGCCTTGCCGCGCTGGCCGCCATCCTGCCGACGCTGGTGGCGTTGAGCGCTACCCTGCTGCAGCTGTGGGGGCCCAAGTCGGCTGCCGGTATCGTGCAGATGGCCGTGTTTGCCTTGGCCGGGGCGTTGCTGGTGGTGCGCAACTACCATCCCCTGCTGGGCCGGCTGACCCAGATCGGCATCCGGCTCACGGTGCCGGTTGGCATGATTTCCTACGCGCTGTACCTGGTGCATTACCCCATCCTGCATTTCGCCAATTCGCTGGCGCCGGTGCATACGCCGACGGGGATCGCCCCCTGGCTGGCCGTGGCGCTGCTGCTGACGCTGGTGTTCTCCTACTGGCTTGAACGCCGCTTCCAGCCCTTTGCCGCTCACCGGCTCGATGCCTGGTGCGCGGCCTGGCTGCCGGCGCGGGTGCGCGATGCCTGA
- the dnaE gene encoding DNA polymerase III subunit alpha gives MTAPDFIHLRVHSEYSITDGIVRIDEAVDRAKADQMPALGISDLSNMFGMVKFYKACRGAGIKPVAGVDVWIENEVDRDKPSRVLLICKNRAGYGRLCELLTLAFRTNQYRERAEIKREWLAAGDNSDVIALSGAHLGDVGQSLLAGNEAQARAHAQWWAAQFPDAYYLELQRINLPGVEQCVQGSLHLATELDLPVVATHPIQFMERDDFKAHEARVCIAEGYVLADKRRPKLYSDEQYFKSREEMVALFADIPEALENTVEIAKRCNLTVQLGKNFLPLFPTPDGMSLDDYLVQRAKEGLELRMQELYPDEALRAEKMPIYVDRLKFETDTIVQMGFPGYFLIVADFINWAKHNGCPVGPGRGSGAGSLVAYSLGITDIDPLAYALLFERFLNPERVSMPDFDIDFCQDNRWRVIEYVREHYGVDAVSQIATFGTMAAKAVVRDVGRVLDLSYGFVDGISKLIPAAPGKQYSLDDAVEMEPQLKERLENEEEIQELWELAKKLEGMTRNVGMHAGGVLIAPGKLTDFCPLYQAYGDDASPVSQFDKDDVEQVGLVKFDFLGLRNLTIIDLAVRYIKKLDPSFTTDLNLLSFDDPAAYKVLKDANTTAVFQLESQGMKKLLEKLKPDRFEDIIAVLALYRPGPLGSGMVDDFILRKAGKQAIDYFHPDLTKCLEPTYGVIVYQEQVMQISQIIGGYTLGGADMLRRAMGKKKPEEMAKHRATIADGAKEKGYDPALAEQLFDLMTKFAEYGFNKSHTAAYAVVAYQTAWLKAHHTAAFMAATMSSELDNTDQLRVFYEDCRDRKNNLVILAPDVNESFYRFVPVSRREIRYALGAIKGTGEQAVDHIVAVREAGGPFEDLFDFCKRTDKRLVNKRVIEALIRGGAFDSVDDHRAKLMANVQLAMDQAEQINSNANQGGLFDMLEDDAPGVEMVDCARWDTIKRLQEEKLAIGYYLSGHPFDGYAPEVRTFVKQKLSSLAPSKELQTLAGVVLEVRVKQTQRGRMAFVKLDDGTGQVEASVFGELFDQCRGKIKEDALVVVKASVRHDDYTGGVRVVADALYDLAESRSQFARRLALRMNGLSDSAKLRSLLEPYKNGACPVAVDYHNGEARCELLLGEAWRITLHDDLLAGLKGWLGEPNVAIRYG, from the coding sequence ATGACTGCCCCTGACTTCATCCACCTCCGCGTCCATTCCGAATACTCGATCACCGACGGCATTGTCCGCATCGACGAAGCCGTCGATCGCGCCAAGGCTGACCAGATGCCGGCACTCGGCATTTCGGACCTGTCCAATATGTTCGGCATGGTCAAGTTCTACAAGGCTTGCCGCGGCGCGGGCATCAAGCCCGTGGCAGGGGTCGATGTGTGGATCGAGAACGAGGTCGACCGCGACAAGCCGAGCCGCGTGCTGCTGATCTGCAAGAACCGCGCTGGCTACGGCCGTCTGTGCGAGCTGCTGACGCTGGCGTTCCGTACCAATCAGTATCGCGAGCGCGCCGAGATCAAGCGCGAATGGCTCGCGGCTGGCGACAACTCGGACGTGATCGCCTTGTCCGGCGCGCATCTCGGCGATGTGGGCCAGTCGCTGCTGGCCGGCAATGAGGCCCAGGCACGCGCGCATGCGCAGTGGTGGGCGGCGCAGTTCCCCGATGCCTATTACCTCGAGTTGCAGCGCATCAACCTGCCCGGCGTCGAGCAATGCGTGCAGGGCAGCCTGCATCTCGCCACCGAGCTCGACCTGCCGGTGGTGGCGACGCATCCGATCCAGTTCATGGAGCGCGACGACTTCAAGGCGCACGAGGCGCGCGTGTGCATCGCCGAAGGCTATGTGCTGGCCGACAAGCGCCGGCCCAAGCTGTATAGCGACGAGCAGTATTTCAAGTCGCGCGAGGAGATGGTCGCGCTGTTCGCCGACATTCCCGAGGCGCTCGAAAATACCGTCGAGATCGCCAAGCGCTGCAACCTGACGGTGCAGCTCGGCAAGAACTTCCTGCCGCTGTTCCCGACGCCGGATGGCATGTCGCTCGACGACTACCTCGTGCAGCGCGCCAAGGAGGGCCTCGAGCTCCGCATGCAGGAGCTGTACCCGGACGAGGCATTGCGCGCCGAGAAGATGCCGATCTACGTCGATCGCCTCAAGTTCGAGACCGATACCATTGTCCAGATGGGCTTCCCGGGCTACTTCCTGATCGTTGCGGACTTCATCAACTGGGCCAAGCACAACGGCTGCCCGGTCGGCCCAGGCCGGGGCTCGGGCGCCGGCTCGCTGGTGGCGTACTCGCTCGGCATCACCGACATCGACCCGCTGGCCTACGCACTGCTGTTCGAACGCTTTTTGAACCCGGAGCGGGTATCGATGCCCGACTTCGACATCGACTTCTGCCAGGACAACCGCTGGCGTGTCATCGAGTACGTGCGCGAGCACTACGGCGTCGATGCGGTGTCGCAGATCGCCACCTTCGGCACCATGGCGGCGAAGGCGGTGGTGCGTGACGTCGGCCGCGTGCTGGACCTGTCCTACGGCTTTGTCGACGGCATCTCGAAGCTGATCCCGGCCGCGCCGGGCAAGCAGTACTCGCTCGACGATGCGGTGGAGATGGAGCCGCAGCTGAAGGAGCGGCTCGAAAACGAAGAAGAAATCCAGGAGTTGTGGGAGCTCGCCAAGAAGCTCGAAGGCATGACGCGCAACGTCGGCATGCACGCCGGCGGCGTGCTGATCGCGCCGGGCAAGCTCACCGACTTCTGTCCGCTGTACCAGGCCTACGGTGACGATGCGAGCCCGGTGTCGCAGTTCGACAAGGACGACGTGGAGCAGGTCGGGCTGGTGAAATTCGACTTCCTGGGCCTGCGCAACCTGACGATCATCGACCTCGCGGTGCGCTACATCAAGAAGCTCGACCCGAGCTTCACCACCGACCTGAACCTGCTGAGCTTCGACGACCCGGCCGCCTACAAGGTGCTCAAGGATGCGAACACCACCGCCGTGTTCCAGCTTGAATCGCAGGGCATGAAGAAGCTGCTGGAAAAGCTCAAGCCCGACCGCTTCGAAGACATCATCGCGGTGCTGGCGCTGTATCGCCCCGGCCCGCTCGGCTCGGGCATGGTGGACGACTTCATCCTGCGCAAGGCCGGCAAGCAGGCGATCGACTATTTCCACCCGGACCTGACCAAGTGCCTGGAGCCGACCTACGGCGTGATCGTATACCAGGAACAGGTGATGCAGATCTCGCAGATCATCGGCGGCTACACGCTCGGTGGCGCCGACATGCTGCGACGGGCGATGGGCAAGAAGAAGCCCGAGGAGATGGCCAAGCACCGCGCCACGATTGCCGACGGCGCGAAGGAGAAGGGCTACGATCCGGCGCTGGCCGAACAGCTGTTCGACCTGATGACCAAGTTTGCCGAGTACGGCTTCAACAAGTCGCACACGGCGGCCTACGCGGTGGTGGCCTACCAGACAGCCTGGCTCAAGGCGCACCACACGGCTGCCTTCATGGCCGCGACGATGTCGTCCGAACTGGACAACACCGACCAGTTGCGCGTGTTCTACGAAGACTGCCGTGACAGAAAGAACAATCTCGTCATCCTGGCGCCCGATGTCAACGAGAGCTTCTACCGCTTCGTGCCCGTGTCGCGCCGCGAGATCCGCTATGCGCTGGGGGCGATCAAGGGCACCGGCGAGCAGGCGGTCGACCATATCGTCGCGGTGCGCGAGGCGGGCGGCCCGTTCGAGGACCTGTTCGATTTCTGCAAGCGCACCGACAAGCGGCTCGTCAACAAGCGCGTGATCGAGGCGCTGATCCGTGGTGGTGCCTTCGACAGCGTCGACGACCACCGCGCCAAGCTCATGGCCAATGTGCAGCTGGCGATGGACCAGGCCGAGCAGATCAACAGCAACGCCAACCAGGGCGGGCTGTTCGACATGCTCGAAGACGATGCGCCGGGCGTCGAGATGGTCGATTGCGCACGCTGGGACACGATCAAGCGGCTGCAGGAAGAAAAGCTGGCGATTGGCTACTACCTGTCCGGCCACCCGTTCGACGGCTATGCGCCCGAGGTGAGGACCTTCGTCAAGCAGAAGCTCAGCTCGCTGGCGCCGTCGAAGGAGCTGCAGACGCTGGCCGGCGTGGTGCTCGAGGTGCGCGTCAAGCAGACGCAGCGCGGCCGCATGGCCTTCGTGAAGCTCGATGACGGCACCGGCCAGGTCGAGGCCTCGGTATTCGGCGAACTGTTCGACCAGTGCCGTGGCAAGATCAAGGAAGACGCGCTGGTGGTCGTCAAGGCCAGCGTGCGCCACGACGACTATACCGGCGGCGTGCGTGTCGTCGCCGATGCGCTGTATGACCTGGCCGAATCGCGCAGCCAGTTCGCGCGGCGCCTGGCGCTGCGCATGAACGGGCTATCCGACTCGGCCAAGCTGCGCTCGCTGCTTGAGCCGTACAAGAATGGCGCCTGCCCGGTGGCGGTCGATTACCACAACGGCGAGGCGCGCTGCGAGCTGCTGCTGGGCGAGGCCTGGCGCATCACCCTGCACGATGACCTGCTGGCTGGCCTGAAGGGTTGGCTCGGCGAACCGAACGTCGCCATCCGCTATGGCTGA